Proteins found in one Oncorhynchus gorbuscha isolate QuinsamMale2020 ecotype Even-year linkage group LG15, OgorEven_v1.0, whole genome shotgun sequence genomic segment:
- the LOC123996627 gene encoding transcription factor jun-D-like: MMKNDIHFNLVDATNLKPHLRDAESILNSPDLGLLKLASPELERLLIQSNGMVVTTPTSQFLYPKSVTDEQEFAEGFVKALENLHKQNQLNGGTCAQMNSLDLSTNVAPVTVHMDLPVYTNLNSYGNGPLGTTVNYSTDTVPFPPPPSHHLGGTQQQQSHSRLQSLKDEPQIVPDLHSFGDSPPLSPINMDTQERIKAERKKLRNRIAASKCRKRKLERISRLEDKVNNLKTQNTDLASTASVLRDQVAQLKQNVLNHVNSGCQLLPHQVQVY; the protein is encoded by the coding sequence ATGATGAAGAATGACATTCATTTCAACCTTGTAGATGCCACTAATCTAAAGCCCCATCTCCGCGACGCCGAGAGCATTCTCAACTCCCCGGACCTTGGGCTGCTGAAACTGGCTTCCCCGGAGCTGGAGAGACTCCTCATTCAGTCCAACGGAATGGTCGTAACAACACCGACCTCTCAGTTCCTCTACCCCAAATCAGTAACTGACGAACAGGAGTTTGCCGAGGGATTCGTCAAGGCtctggagaacttgcacaaacaGAACCAGCTGAACGGGGGGACTTGCGCTCAAATGAACAGTCTCGACCTAAGTACCAACGTGGCTCCTGTCACTGTACACATGGATTTACCCGTCTATACGAACTTGAACAGTTATGGTAATGGGCCTTTGGGTACCACTGTCAATTACTCCACAGACACTGTACCCTTCCCACCTCCCCCCTCTCACCATTTAGGTGGCACACAGCAGCAACAATCACATTCCCGGTTGCAATCCTTGAAGGATGAGCCGCAGATAGTCCCTGACTTGCACAGCTTCGGCGACAGTCCACCACTGTCACCTATCAACATGGACACACAGGAGCGCATTAAAGCCGAGAGGAAAAAGCTGCGGAATAGAATTGCTGCGTCCAAGTGCCGAAAGAGGAAACTGGAGAGGATATCCAGACTCGAAGACAAAGTCAATAACCTAAAAACTCAAAACACTGACCTGGCCTCAACGGCAAGTGTACTCCGGGATCAAGTGGCTCAGCTAAAACAAAATGTTTTGAATCATGTGAACAGCGGATGCCAATTGTTGCCACATCAAGTTCAAGTGTACTAA